In Erpetoichthys calabaricus chromosome 4, fErpCal1.3, whole genome shotgun sequence, one genomic interval encodes:
- the LOC114651084 gene encoding putative olfactory receptor 7A2, with protein MNQLTDQVYLRYFTICFLLPPATALENVSCEIFILTAFQEFGNKKDTYFWLSLIGYLLIIFVNVSLIILIYQEKKLHEPMYIFLCNLLFCELTGSTSFYIKFMIDLKINVHVISRTFCFTQIFLIYIYTVTEICILTVMAHDRYIAIHAPLHYITIFSSANIQKLIVASWIYPIVMITIGMYLSIRLPLCGNEIDRVYCNNWEIVKLSCTDTSSNNIYGSVMLCTFSIPFIFIFYSYCKILSVCWNTSRSQKYKAFQTCLPHLITLIFFISSLLFELIESRLNVKRVKNEITAFASIEFLTVPPLLNPLIYGLILPEIRKRVVYLFSRRRKQLM; from the exons atgaaccaGCTGACCGATCAG gtATATTTACGatattttacaatatgttttTTGTTACCACCTGCCACAGCACTTGAAAATGTATCTTGTGAAATTTTTATTCTCACTGCATTCCAAGAATTTGGgaacaaaaaagacacatattTCTGGCTTTCCCTTATAGGCTATTTGCtaataatatttgtaaatgtatcgttaattattttaatataccaagaaaaaaaactccatgagcccatgtatatttttctttgtaatctGCTTTTTTGTGAGCTAACTGGATCTACATCCTTTTACATTAAATTCATGATTGACCTTAAAATCAATGTTCATGTTATTTCTCGCACATTTTGCTTTACTCAGatatttcttatttatatatatacagtaacagaaatatgtattttaacagTCATGGCTCATGACAGATATATAGCAATACATGCacctttacattacattacaatttTCTCATCAGCAAACATTCAAAAATTAATTGTTGCTTCCTGGATTTATCCTATTGTTATGATAACCATTGGAATGTATTTATCTATACGTTTACCTTTATGTGGCAATGAAATTGATAGAGTATACTGTAACAACTGGGAAATTGTTAAACTATCCTGTACAGACACAAGTAGTAACAATATTTATGGATCTGTTATGCTCTGTACTTTTTCAatacctttcatttttattttttattcatactgTAAAATCCTTTCTGTGTGCTGGAATACTTCAAGATCTCAGAAATATAAAGCTTTTCAAACATGTCTTCCTCATTTAATAACACTGATCTTTTTTATAAGCTCCTTACTCTTTGAATTAATTGAGAGCAGACTTAATGTAAAGagagtaaaaaatgaaatcacaGCATTTGCTTCAATAGAATTTCTTACAGTTCCTCCGCTTTTAAATCCATTAATATATGGCTTGATATTGCCTGAAATACGCAAAAGGGTTGTGTATCTATTTTCAAGGAGAAGAAAACAGTTAATGTGA
- the LOC114651085 gene encoding olfactory receptor 1-like, whose amino-acid sequence MENVSYEIFILTAFQDFGTKKEAYFCLSLIGYLLIIIFNSSLVILIYNEKKLHEPMYIFLCNLLFCELVGSTSFYIKFMFDLQTDVHIISRSLCFTQMFFIYIYTSTEVSILTVMAHDRYIAINAPLHYITIFSTTKVQKLIFVSWIYPIFMMSIGMMLSARLPLCGNEINRVYCNNWEIVKLSCTDTSSNNIYGFVVLCTILIPFIFIVYSYMKILSVCLNSSRSQKYKAFQTCLPHLVTLIFFLSSLLFELIESRLNVKRITNAVTAFASLEFLTVPPLLNPLIYGMILPEIRKRVVCLFLKRKKQSS is encoded by the coding sequence ATGGAAAATGTATCTTATGAAATTTTTATTCTCACTGCATTCCAGGACTTTGGTACCAAAAAGGAGGCATATTTCTGCCTTTCCCTAATAGGCTATTTgttgataataatttttaattcatctttagttattttaatatacaacgaaaaaaaactccatgagcccatgtacatttttctttgtaatctGTTGTTTTGTGAACTAGTTGGATCCACGTCCTTCTACATTAAATTTATGTTTGACCTTCAAACAGACGTCCACATTATTTCTCGTTCGCTTTGCTTTACTcagatgttttttatttatatatacacatcaacAGAAGTATCTATTTTAACAGTCATGGCTCATGATAGATATATTGCAATAAATGCacctttacattacattacaatatTCTCAACAACAAAAGTTcaaaagttaatttttgtttcctggaTTTATCCTATTTTTATGATGTCTATTGGAATGATGTTATCTGCACGTTTGCCTCTGTGCGGCAATGAAATTAATAGAGTGTACTGCAACAACTGGGAAATTGTTAAACTATCCTGTACAGACACAAGTAGTAATAATATTTATGGATTTGTTGTGCTCTGTACAATTTTAAtacctttcattttcattgtttattcaTACATGAAAATTCTTTCAGTGTGCTTGAACAGTTCTAGATCTCAAAAATATAAAGCTTTTCAAACGTGTCTCCCCCATTTGGTAACACTGATCTTTTTTTTAAGCTCTTTACTCTTTGAATTAATTGAGAGCAGACTTAATGTAAAGAGAATAACAAATGCAGTCACTGCATTTGCTTCATTAGAATTTCTTACAGTTCCTCCTCTTTTAAATCCATTAATATATGGCATGATATTGCCTGAAATACGCAAAAgggttgtttgtttatttttaaagagaaaaaaacagtcaTCCTGA